In one Palaemon carinicauda isolate YSFRI2023 chromosome 25, ASM3689809v2, whole genome shotgun sequence genomic region, the following are encoded:
- the LOC137618840 gene encoding uncharacterized protein, protein MHMFLRPSQIDVDPESADTEDKRIMWHCNFEAFCAAINPDLNPDKLALLLAHISCELLKIIKSATTYATAISLLKARFVKQKREILLESLSLDLSPAVKQARALEMAQLHSASYASETNTTVAALIDEQAKPEMDPNNFVIEMSDSLNPSEFAAAVSCQRCFFCGGSLYPRTHCPAKKASCSNCQKVGHYARVCKSQRKQWNNNGESTNSNLKAGIVLDNNPQSIPASITGAAVAAASPALPSVYRTVLPVELNRG, encoded by the exons ATGCACATGTTTCTGAGGCCCAGCCAGATTGAcgtggacccagaatcagccgatACGGAGGACAAAAGGATTATGTGGCATTGtaactttgaggcgttctgtgcggctatcaacccggacttaaatccagataagttggccttgcttcTTGCTCACATATCTTGTGAACTGTTAAAGATAATtaaaagtgccaccacatatgccactgccataagcctgttgaaggctagatttgtgaaacaaAAACGAGAG ATACTGTTAGAGAgcttatccttggacttatcccCAGCTGTGAAGcaagcccgtgcactggaaatggctcaactgcattctgcgtcttatgcaagtgaaaccaataccacagtggcagcattgatagatgaaCAGGCAAAACCCGAAATGGATCCCAACAATTTTGtgatcgaaatgagtgactccctGAATCCAAGTGAGTTTGCTGCCGCCGTCAGCTGTCAGAGGTGCTTTTTTTGTGGAGGATCCTTATATCCCAGAAcccactgcccagccaagaaagcctcgtgttccaactgccaaaaggtaggtcattatgctcgtgtctgcaagtcacaaagaaaacaatggaacaataatggtgaatcaactaactctaatcttAAAGCTGGAATAGTCCTAGACAACAAcccacagtccatccctgcttccataacaggggccgctgtggctgcagcttctcctgcactacCAAGTGTTTATagaactgtcctacctgtagaactgaataGAGGCTAG